Part of the Erwinia amylovora genome is shown below.
ACCCACTGCCAGCGGCGTGCTGAAAAGTAGCCCCGAAGATTTCGTGGTGATTGAAGATCTCGGCTACGCGCCGGATGGGGATGGCGAACAGCTGCTGGTGCGCGTGCGTAAACAAGGCTGCAATACGCGTTTTGTTGCCGAGGCGCTGGCGAAATTTGCTGCTATTCATCCGCGGGAGGTTAGCTTTGCCGGCATGAAAGACAGACATGCCGTCAGCGAGCAGTGGTTCTGTCTGCGTCTGCCGGGCAAAGTCACGCCGGACATGAACACCTTTCAGCTGGAGGGCGTACAGGTGCTGGAAAGCACGCGACATCGCCGCAAACTGCGCACCGGGGCCTTGCAGGGCAATGCCTTTACGCTGGTTCTGCGTCAGATATCCGACCGCGAGGCGGTGGAACAACGCCTGCAGCAGATTGCCGCTAACGGGGTGCCAAACTATTTTGGCAGCCAGCGCTTCGGTCATGATGGCAATAATCTGACGCTGGCACAGCGCTGGGCGGCGGATGAAATTCGCGTACGCGAGCGCAGTAAACGCAGTATTATTCTGTCTGCCGCACGTAGCGCGATGTTCAATCAGGTCGTGAGTGACCGTCTGGCGCAGCAGGGATCCCTGAGTCGGGTACTGGCCGGCGATGCGCTACAGCTTACCGGGCGCGGCAGCTGGTTTGTGGCAGAAGCCGCTGAACTCGGCAGTCTGCAACAGCGCGTGGACAGCAATGAGCTGCGTATCACCGCGCCGCTGCCGGGCAGCGGTGAATGGGGCTCGCGTGACGGAGCGCTGGCCTTTGAGCAAAACAGCCTGGCGCATCAGGGCGCGCTTATCGCGTTGATGGGGCGTGAGCGGGTCGACACAGCGCGCCGTGCGATGCTGGTGATACCTCGCGATCTGATCTGGAGCTGGGCAGATGACGCCACGCTTGAGATGAACTTCTGGCTGCCCGCCGGCAGCTTTGCCACCAGCCTGGTAAGAGAACTGTTGGTCACTCAGAGCAGTTCCACCGAAGCAGACGAGTAACCGTTCTCCGGCAAAGCCTGTTTCAGGCAGCGGGCTTTGCTGACATTTCCGTCTCGATATTAGCGGTGATCCTTTGTTTTCCTACGATGTTTGACAGCACCCGCGTTAGCATCACCGCAGCAAAAGCCAGCTCCCTGCGCCGCTGTCATATTCGATAGTAAGATAAGCCGCCATTGCTGGCATCTTACTACTTACCAGATATTTATACCTACCATCGAGCGAAGCAATCCGGCTAAAATACGCCAATCAGTTCACACAGTGGTGTGGATGGAAGCCAGCATAGTGCGAACAGGTAAAGCTTCAGGATAAAATCCACTCTGGCTCCTGCTGTGGTTCATTAAATTCAATAAGTCAGGTATCAGATGCGCATATTGCTGAGTAACGACGACGGTATCCATGCTCCGGGCATTCAGACGCTGGCAAAGGCGCTGCGTGAATTTGCTGAGGTGCAGCTTGTCGCCCCTGATCGCAATCGAAGCGGAGCGTCAAACTCACTGACGCTGGAGACGCCTCTGCGCACCTTTCATTACCCCAACGGGGATATTGCGGTACAAATGGGCACGCCGACTGACTGTGTTTATCTCGGCGTCAATACTCTGATGCGCCCGAAGCCGGATATTGTGGTCTCTGGCATTAACGCCGGCCCTAATCTTGGCGACGATGTCATCTATTCCGGAACCGTTGCGGCGGCAATGGAAGGGCGGCATCTTGGCCTGCCGGCGCTGGCGGTCTCACTCAACGGCTACCAGCACTATGACACTGCTGCCCTGGTAACCTGCTCAATCCTTAAAGCGTTATTACGTGAACCATTACGTACCGGCCGCATCCTCAATATTAATGTACCGGATCTGCCGCTGGATCAGATTAAAGGGATCCGCGTCACTCGTTGCGGCAGCCGTCATCCCAGCAGTCAGGCTATCGCACAGCAGGATCCGCGCGGTAATACGCTGTACTGGATCGGCCCTCCCGGTGAAAAGCTTGATGCCGGGCCTGATACTGACTTCGCCGCGGTTGATGAAGGCTATGTGTCAGTGACGGCGCTGCATGTCGATCTTACTGCCCATGCGGCGCAGCAGGTTGTCTCCTCGTGGCTGGAAAGTGCAGGGGTCACCAGGGAATGGTGAGCGGGCGCATAGAAAGCCTGCTGGCGCAGTTGCGTTTACAGGGCATTGATGACGAGCGGCTGTTGCTGGCTATCGGTGACGTGCCGCGTGCGCGCTTCATTGATGAAGCCTTCGAACACAAAGCCTGGGAAAATACCGCGTTGCCGATTGGCTGCGGACAAACGATTTCCCAGCCTTACATGGTGGCCAAAATGACTTCGTTGCTGGCGCTGACCCCGGCATCGCGCGTGTTGGAAATCGGCACCGGCTCAGGCTACCAGACGGCAATCCTTGCGCATCTGGCGGGGCATGTTTGTTCGGTAGAACGCATCAAAGGACTGCAGTGGCAGGCTAAACGCCGTCTGAAACAGCTGGATCTGCATAATGTTTCTACCCGACATGGCGATGGCTGGCTGGGCTGGCCCTCACGCGGGCCATTTGACGCGATTATAGTGACGGCTGCCCCGCCGGAAATACCGCATGCGCTGATGTCGCAGCTTGTTGATGGTGGGGTTATGGTATTGCCTGTCGGGGAAGAAAACCAGGTGCTGAAACGTATTCGCCGCAAAGGCGATGAGTTTATTGTCGATGTCATTGAGCCGGTGCGTTTTGTGCCACTGGTGAAAGGCGACCTTGCCTGAACGTCACGGCGAGGATATTTGTACACAACTGTTTCATGGCACGCGGTCATTGATATTGCTAGTATCTGGTTCTGTTGCACAGTTTTAGCGCTGCAATAAAGTTGATCATTATTTATAAAAGTATTGCCGTAATGGGGGAGTCAATGAGCATGGGAAGCCCGGTTTTTAAGTTGCGCCGTATAGCGGCCATTTCACTGGTAGGATTTTGGCTGGCAGGCTGTTCCAGCAGCGACGATACACAAGCCCCTATCAGCTCGGTTGGCGGAAATGAATCCGGCATGATGAGCGGCAATTCTGCGTCTACGGGCAATCCGGCTTCTGCAGGGGATGCCATTCCCGTCAGCAGTGCCGGGGGCGGCAGCACAGGCAATCTTGTTCGCCCGGCCCGGCCACCCGTGTCGAACAGCGGAATGAATGTTCCCGCGCCCAGCCAGCCGCAAAATATGGTCAATGAGAATGGTCGTATAGTTTATAACCGTAGTTATGAGAATATTCCGAAAGGTAGCTACGGTGGTGACACTTATACGGTCAAACGCGGCGATACTTTATTTTATATTGCCTGGATTACCGGCAATGATTTTCGCGATCTGGCACAACGTAATAATGTCGCCGCGCCCTACAGCCTCAACGTGGGACAGCAGTTGCAGGTCGCCAACGGTACGGGTACCCCCATTACGGGTGGCAATGCAGTCACGGCCGCTGACGCTACTGCAGCTGGCGTAACAACGTCTCCTGCCGGCACGCAGATGAAAACGGCAACGGTTGCACACCAACCTGTAATTACGTATTCTGAAGACTCAGATACAACAAGTGAGGGCAAAATGCTGCCTTCATCCGGTAAAACTGTTGCAACGACGACAGTTCCGGTTGCCGTTCCGACCGTCAGCAGTACAACGGACAGCTCCACTGAAGTGGGAAGCTGGCGTTGGCCAACCGACGGTAAGATTATTGATAACTTCTCTGCTTCCGAAGGTGGCAATAAAGGTATCGATATCGCAGGATCGCATGGCCAACCCGTTGTTTCCACTGCTTCCGGGCGGGTGGTATACGCCGGTAACGCGCTACGCGGTTACGGTAATTTGATTATCATCAAGCATAATGATGACTATCTGAGTGCTTATGCCCACAATGATACGATGCTGGTCCGTGAACAACAAGAAGTGAAAGCGGGTCAAAAGATTGCCACGATGGGTAGTACTGGCACGAGTTCTGTTAGATTACACTTTGAAATTCGTTACAAGGGGAAATCCGTAAACCCGTTGCGTTATTTGCCGCAACGATAATCCGGCAGAACCTTGCGGTTCTGCCTTGGGATCACGGGTAGGAGCCGCTTATGAGCCAGAATACGCTGAAAGTTAACGAGTTAAATGAAGACGCGGAATTCGACGAAAACGGAGCAGAGGTTTTTGATGAGAAGGCTCTTGTCGGAAATGAACCTGGTGATAACGAGTTAGCTGAAGAAGATTTGTTATCTCAGGGTGCAACACAGCGCGTGCTGGATGCAACCCAGCTCTACTTGGGAGAGATTGGTTACTCTCCACTGCTCACGGCTGAGGAAGAAGTCTTTTTTGCCCGTCGTGCACTCCGTGGTGATGTGCCTTCACGTCGTCGGATGATCGAAAGTAACTTACGCCTGGTGGTCAAGATTGCCCGACGTTACAGCAATCGCGGTCTGGCTCTGCTGGACCTGATTGAAGAAGGTAACCTTGGACTGATCCGTGCGGTAGAGAAATTTGATCCGGAAAGAGGGTTCCGTTTTTCTACTTACGCCACCTGGTGGATCCGTCAGACGATTGAACGGGCAATCATGAATCAAACCCGTACCATTCGTCTGCCGATCCACATTGTGAAAGAACTGAATGTTTATCTGCGCACCGCGCGAGAACTCTCACATAAGCTCGATCATGAGCCAAGTGCGGAAGAGATTGCGGAAAAGTTAGATAAGCCTGTTGATGACGTGAGCCGGATGCTGCGCCTCAACGAACGCATTACCTCAGTTGATACGCCACTGGGCGGGGATTCTGAAAAAGCGTTGCTGGATATTCTGGCCGATGAAAAAGACAACGGCCCGGAAGATACCACCCAAGACGATGATATGAAACAAAGCATCGTTAAGTGGCTGTTTGAACTCAACGCCAAGCAGCGTGAAGTACTGGCTCGCCGTTTTGGCCTGTTAGGCTATGAAGCGGCCACGCTGGAAGATGTAGGCCGTGAAATTGGTTTGACCCGTGAGCGTGTTCGTCAGATTCAGGTTGAAGGACTGCGTCGTCTGCGTGAAATACTGCAGGGGCAGGGATTGAGTATTGAAGCACTCTTCCGTGAATGATAGCGCGAAGAACAGTGTGAAAGAATAACAGTCTGATTTTCAGTAATGCTTAAGGCGGTGACGCTTCAAAACGTCACCGCTTTTTTTATTGCCTTTTGTCGGTAGCGACAGCGTGCTTTTTGCCAACTGTGTTCATTCGCAGTGGGAATAACCCGATGTGACACGGCGAAGTCGCTTATCCGCTACCGGCCTGTCATCACAGGCAGTTCAGCAGGCAACCTTTTCGGTCGCCCGTTGCTTAACCGAATCGTATGATTTAAACCAGCGACTTCAATCGGTAAATCCATTCCAGCGCCTGACGCGGTGACAAAGAGTCCGGATCAAGCGCTTCTAACGCCTCTAACGCTGGTGATGTTTCCTCAACCAGCAGCGGCAGTTGAGATCCATTGGCTTTGGTACTGGCAGCACTACCGGACAGTGCTTCCAGCTGCTTCAGCTTCTGGCGAGCCCGCTTGATAACGTCTTTGGGAACCCCGGCCAGTGCGGCTACGGCCAGGCCATAACTCTTACTGGCAGCCCCCTCCTGCACGCTGTGCATAAAGGCGATAGTATCGCCATGCTCGACCGCATCCAGATGCACATTCGCCACACCATCGATTTGTTCTGGCAGGGTGGTCAGTTCAAAATAGTGTGTGGCAAACAGCGTCAAGGCTTTGATGCGGTTGGCAAGGCTTTCGGCGCAGGCCCACGCCAGTGACAGTCCGTCATAGGTTGAGGTACCTCGACCAATTTCATCCATCAGCACCAGGCTGTACTCGCTGGCGTTATGCAGGATATTGGCGGTTTCGGTCATTTCCACCATAAAAGTGGAACGGCCGGAAGCAAGATCGTCCGCTGCGCCTACGCGGGTAAAAATACGATCGATCGGGCCAATGACCGCCTGATCTGCGGGGACGAAGCTACCAATATAAGCCATCAGGGTAATCAGAGCGGCCTGACGCATATAGGTACTTTTTCCGCCCATATTCGGGCCGGTGACCACCAGCATACGGCGCTGTGGCGAAAGCGAAAGAGGATTGGCGATAAAGGGTTCTTTCAACACCTGCTCGACCACCGGATGACGGCCACCGGTAAGCTGAATGCCGGGGGTGTCGCTCAACGTGGGACAGTGGTAATTCAGCGTCAAGGCGCGCTCGGCGAGATTACTCAATACGTCCAGCTCTGCCAGGGCAGAGGCGCTGTCCTGTAACGCTTCAAGATGCGGTAGCAGCATATCAAACAGCTGATCATAGAGGGCTTTTTCCAGCGAAAGCGCTTTGCCTTTTGAAGTCAGTACCTTGTCTTCATATTCTTTTAGCTCAGGGATGATATAGCGTTCGGCGTTTTTCAGCGTCTGGCGGCGCACGTAGTGGATCGGCACCAGATTGCTCTGCGCCCGGCTGACCTGAATGTAATAGCCGTGTACCCCGTTAAAGCCAACTTTCAGCGTATCCAGCCCCAGCTTTTCCCGTTCGCGGATCTCCAGACGCTCAAGATAGTCGGTAGCTCCGTCGGCCAGCGCCCGCCATTCGTCCAGCTCCTGGTTATAGCCCGGGGCGATCACCCCACCGTCACGAACCAGCACCGGCGGCGTTTCAACGATGGCGCGATCCAGCAGTTCGCGCAGCTCGGTGAACTCCCCCATCTGACTACGCAGAGTTTGCAGGTGCGCAATATCACTGTTGAGCAGCTCGCTATTCAGCAGCGGAAGCTGCTGGAAGGCATGGCGCATACGAGCCAGATCGCGCGGACGCGCAGTGCGTAACGCCAGACGTGCCAGGATGCGCTCAAGATCGCCGACCTGGCGCAAAAGGGGGGACAGGTTATCACTTAAATCCTGCAGGGCGCGGATGCTTTGCTGGCGCAGGGTAATCGTCTGCGTATTGCGTAACGGCATATTCAGCCAGCGCTTAAGCATACGGCTGCCCATTGCCGTCACGGTTTTGTCCAGCACCGAAGCCAGGGTATTTTCGCTTCCTCCGGCGAGGTTTTGCGTGATCTCAAGATTGCGACGGGTCGCGGCATCCATAATGATGCCGTCCTGCTGGCGCTCCATGGTCAGCGATCGGATATGCGGTAGCGAGGTGCGCTGGGTATCTTTAACGTACTGTAGCAGGCAGCCGGCGGCACGCAGGGCAAGATGCGCCTGCTCAACACCGAAGCCACCGAGGTCGCGCGTGGCGAACTGAAGGTTGAGCTGCTGACGTGCGGTATCAAGCTCATATTCCCACAGTGGACGGCGGCGCAGACCACGACGGTTCTCAATCAGCGCCATGGCGGCAAAGTCTTCCGGGTACAGCAGTTCGGCCGGGTTGGTGCGCTGCAGTTCGGCAGCCATCGTTTCCAGGTCAGCTGGCTCAGCCAGGCGGAAACGGCCGGAGCTGATATCCAGCGTGGCATAGCCAAAGCCGCGCGGGCTGTGCCAGATGGCAGCCAACAGGTTATCCTGACGTTCATTGAGTAATGCTTCATCGCTGATGGTGCCAGGGGTCACGATACGTACCACTTTGCGCTCGACCGGACCTTTACTTGCAGCCGGGTCACCAATCTGTTCACAGATAGCGACCGATTCACCGAGCTGCACCAGCTTTGCCAGGTAGTTCTCCACCGCATGATAGGGTACTCCCGCCATCGGAATCGGGTCCCCGGCCGATGATCCACGCCTGGTTAAGGAGATTTCCAGCAGCTGTGAGGCGCGTTTAGCATCATCATAAAACAGCTCGTAGAAGTCACCCATGCGGTAAAATAGCAGGATTTCGGGATGTTCCGCCTTGAGGCGTAGATACTGCTGCATCATCGGTGTGTGGACTGATAGATCCTTGTCAATAGACTCATTCATATTGATTTTACTCGTTTTTTAAGTCTTTCGAGTGCTCATGTGGCCCCAGGTAAATCCCTTTAAACGCACATAAACCCATAAATTTGTAGCTCACTTGTAGCCTAAAACGTAATAGGTTACCTTCTAATCATTCTCGGGCTACAAACAGTGGTGATACTTTGAAAACAACTCTCAGCCAGTCTTTCATTATCAACAAGTTAAGTATCCATGTTAAGCCAGAACTCAATAGCTCTGGGAAAGTTGTTTTCGAACCTAACCCACAACAGAAACCATACATCGTTTTTGACGATCACCGTGATTCGCCGGTAGGTTTTGGTGTAAAGGTAAGTTTGACGAAAAAAACCTATGTAATCCAGAGAAGAGTGTCTTCTGGTACTCGTGGTGTGAAAGAAGGTAAGAAACCGAGTTCGGTCTTAAAAGTGAAAGTAGGGAATGTTTCTGATTTTCCGAGTATCGATCAAGCTCGTGAAGCTGCTAGGCAATTGGTTCAGACCATGATCGTCACCAAAAGAAATCCGAATAGGATTAAACGAGAAACAGAGGCTTCTGAACTCACTATCAGTGAAGTGTTTGCTCAATATCGTCAACATCTTCTTGGCAGGTCTAAACCAGCCAAACCAAACACACTGTCAGTGTTGGACAAAGCAGAAAATCGCCTGAAAGAGTGGGAAGCTTTACGAGTAAAGGATCTCACTGGTAATGAAATCCTTCGTAAGTTCGATGAAATTGCCAGCAGAGCCAGGACAGCAGCAGAACAGACGTTTCGATGGATAAATGTGGCAGTGAAACATGCAATCGAAATCGAAGCTGGGAATGCTCAAACCCAACAAAGGCCACCTACTCTGTCTTACAATCCTTTTAACATCCTAAAAGTGCAAAAAAAGTTCAGGACTCGATCAGAGCTTGAGGATAGTTATCGTGCAAAAGGTGTTAGAAATCCACTTTCTCCAAAAGATACTCTTGGCCGATTTTTAACAGCATTACATAACAAGAGAAGCTTCAACCGTCTTGGCTGTGATTACCTTCTGCTCAGGTGGCCAAATTCACTATGCCACTACAGTGACATAATACATATATATGTGGCTGATTAGGCGAAAGACGCTCAGGTCATCACGCGTTAAAGTGATGTTTAATAATCTTTACTTATCCAGCCAGCTGTTCTGATCATCAGTTCATGGTGTTTTTTAGCGATTAAAGGGCTTGAAATATTTAAGCACGGGCGACAAAACTGCCCCCGCTGTTTAATTTTTCTCTTTTATTCTTTACGAATAAATTTTACCAGCAGTGACCCTTTAAAAGACCAAAAGCAGTGAGATGACTGGCGTACGATTAGCGAATAAGAAGAATACGTCTTTTACCAGCAGAATAATGATTCATTTTATTTGCATGAGAATTTATCACGAATACCATTCTGACGGGCGATTATCAGCTTTTCAATTTTATGAGACTTGTAGGCAATAATAGATACGATATTTTTGACGTATTTATCATGATAAACGGGGGTGCTTGAGTGATACCTTCCTATACCATCCCAGGTATAGCCATGACGATCGATAACCTGGCGGAGTATCCACGTTCCTGAAAAAACATTTGCGCAACTGTTTTCACGTAGCGCCTGCTCGGTGATCCCCATCCCTTTCAGAGTGTTGAAATGGATACTATTGACCTGCATAACACCAACGTCAACCGTGTTGTTTTTATTCCTGGTGATAGCGTTTTGTTGATTTTTGATTCTTGCCAGATGATAGCTTTAATCAACAGGGGATTTATTTGAAAGCATAACGCTGCCTCATCAATGCAGTCTCCCTGCTGAGATGATGCGAATGGAGAGAACAGGGTCAACAGGATGGAAATAAAAACAACATTCATTTTCGTGAACATAAGAGTAGTTACCGGTTTGCATCCGGGACAGGGAATTTACGGGAGATAAATAAAGGGGGCTGTGGTTCAAGAGTAATCACTTTCTTTATCATCTGGAGATAAAAAAGCACGATTCATCATGTTGTTGATCAGCATATTAACCCCGAGCATTTGACTGGTATTTCTGTCGAGTGTTTCTGTCGTGTAATCCTGAAAGTTTGGATCGCCTCGCAGTGTGCTGTCAGTGTAAAGCAAGGCATTAATTAACTGTTGTGATGAATATTTATGATCGGTATCGAGTGACTGGATTTTATTGATAAGTTCAGCAAGTGTCCCTTCCGGTTTAGTATCGCGGATGAACTGCAGAACCCGATCGTCGAAGCTTAATTCACTCGTTGCATTATGGCTATTGATATCACATTGGTATGCAGAGAGGTTTTTCAAAAAACTGGTCATTTACCGTTTCCTTAATAAGTGTATTTTATATACTAACTTTTTTCTCGCTTAACTCTGTTAGCTGTATGATGATATCACTAAGTAGATCTGGAATTAAACTTTCTATTTCCTTATTAGATGACACGATTTGATCTTCGGCAGCAGACAGCCATTGTTGACATAATGAATCACTGGGAAAGCGTATCGAATCTACGTCATTCTGTACGGTAATATGGTTATCCTCACAGAACAGATAATTAGAAGTATCCGTGTTGTCTTGCAGTTGTACTGATTTGGGTATAATGATCTTAAGTGGTTTCTGGTGGCCACATTCACCCTGAAGATGGTGAATAATTCGCTCGACGATTACCGTGTCCTGCAGTGACGATTTGAGCGCATTATGCAAATTATCACGAAACGACTGGATTCGGGCTTCCTGAAGTCTTTCATAGTTGTCGAGCATCGCCGTTAATTGAGAAAAAAAAAGTTTAAATCCTGTTGTAAAGCCTTCTTTTGCGCAGTTTTCTCTGAGCTCAACGGTATGTAACTCATATTCACTATAAATTTCGCTGCAACGATTCAACGTTTTCTCAAGGGCAGTGGCCATACTACGATGGCGGTTGCGTTCGTTAGATTTTATCAAGGTTTGTTTGTTAAAATCCCTGGGTAATTCGTCACTGGTAATTATTCGCATAAGTGATTGCCATTTTGAATAAATTAATATGATTAGGTGTCGCTTTAACGTGGAGTTCGGGCAAATCAATTCCGGCAGGGAAGCCTAATAAAATGCGTTGCTTCAAAGCGGGGAGCAAAGAAGACGCCATACTAAGTATAAAGGCGGCTCCCCAGGCCAGAGTATCAACTCTTCGCTCCGCTTCATCGATAGTGACATGATGAATAAGCGGTAGGGAAATAAAAGCCAGCAGTTGTGGGTCGCAAATAAGTGCTGCCCCATAACCCGGTAACCGGTTACGTAATAAATAACCACCAAGCAGATGAGCGATGCGAGGCAACTGGTGCCAATGTGCAACGATCAGCGAAGAGTTGATGTCAGTTGGCTGCCAATATTTATTTTCATTATCAAGTTGAAAATGCGAAAGTAACCAGTAATTTATCAGTACATCATTAAACACTTCACCCTGCGCTAAACTGTCGGGTAAATGGCTGGGATCGGTATAGTCTGAGGGGTAATACATTATCTGCATTACATGTTCAGCATCATGCTTCATTTAACCCCTCTTCTTTTTTGGGGGAAGGTGATTTTTGTTTAACCGGACGAGAAATGTACTGATAAAACAAATATCCTCCCGTTGCTACCGCTAAGAATAAGGTTAGCGCAAGCATAATTAACCATTTACTGGCAATGTTGGTGGGAGCCTTCAACGGGGTTGAATACTGGATAATGGGGGCCGGGAAAAGTACAACAGAAATATTTTCATAAAGCACATCATCCAGACTGTTTTTTATGAGTGATTTAATCTGAGGTATAAACATGGTCTCATCGATTTCTCCCTTATATGAGATAAGTACACCGACATGACCTACGGATTTTTTTGCGCTGATGTCATTGTTGAAGGAAGGATAGCTTAAATGTACACGAGCATTCACGACCTGAGCAATGATCCTTAGTGATTGTTCCAGTCTTTGTTCCTGTAACGAAAGTACCCTGGCCTGTTCCGCATTCGGTGAGGCGACCAAAGACCCACTTGGGAAAGCTTCGCCGATTTGAACATCCGCAGACCAAGGCAGCTGGTACTGATTGATAATGGAAAGTGCAGCTGTATTTTCGGACTGCCCAACGGTTATTACATAGCCGGCTTTCAGATTGCCATTTTTATGTGCGGAAATATTATGCTGCTGCAAGATGGCAACGACATGATTAGCTTGTGACTGAGTCAGGTTATCAAGTAATTTTTCATCATTGCAGCCAGAGGTCAGGGCGGCAGTCAGTAGAATAACAATAGACCGAAAAGAGTATTTTATCATTATTGTGATTTAACCAGAGTTTCTATTGTACCGATTCCTTTGCGTGCCAGAGTACTGACAAGGGATACATAATTACTGTATTCACCAATATAATTTTGTAGCATTAATAATTTCTGCGGGTCGCTGGTAAACTCTGGAGACTGACTCAATGTGTTAATCATATTCTTAAATTCAAGATCGGTTTCACTAATTTTATTGAAGGTATTGGATACCAGATTATTAAAAGTCTGGTCCTGTACGGTTAGCGAAGCATTATCATCAGGCCCTGAGTCATCAGGTGACAATTTGGTGAAGGTTGACAGCGCTTCTATAGTATGACCCATAAATTATTGATCCTGGTTTAAAAGGTACGGAGTCCCGTACCATAAAGTTAGCGGAAGTTTTGGATAATAGCAGCACCAATATCTTTGTAGGCTTTAACCGTACTGGTTTGAGCGTTTCGAAACAGCGTGTATTCTTGTAATTTCGCTTGATAGCTAGCCAGCACTGCCGGGTTAGAGGGATCTTTTTCAAGAGCCTCTTCAGCTTTAGTTAGCTCTGTTATCATATTTGCAGCGCCAGCCTCAAATTTCTGTGAAACTTCGTCTAAAAAGTAGCCGTTATCAGATAAGGCAGTGGTTTTATTTTCAATGTTAGCCATAATTATAAACTTCCTTTTTTGATTGGAAAATACCAGTGACGTGGATTCATAAACAGGTAGCCGTCAGATGAATCTACATAAGACTTATCTTGTAACCAGTTGTCATCGAGGTTGATTGAAAAACTAATGATACTGTTACCCCATTGATGATTGAATTCTTGAATAAAATATTTCAGGTTGCTAAGTGCACTGTCGTTGAGTGCATCCCGAGTAATTAGTCCATAGCCGGTAGAAGTGGCAATTTGCCGATATGGAATATGCAGCCGATCGAGTCCCTGGCGGGCTTCCTGAAGCAGTTGGTTCTTAGTTCTGACTTTCACACTGACGTCCAGTGCAAACGGGATATGCCGTAATGCTGCCGCCTTTAAACCTGCAACCTCAGCTGTTGTTAGCTGACGGTATACCGCAAGCACAGGATGTTGAGGGGAGCCGTAATCAATCTGCAATACCGGATAACCTGAATGTTGCAACTGGGTCACAACAGTGAGTTTCTGCTCTTTCAGCCAAAGAGGAATGACATCCGGATTTTCTTTCAGCTTTAAGAGTGCTTCTTTCGCCCATTCCATCTCCTGAAAATGATGCGCCAGGACATAGATATTCTGGTTATCCCGGGCTTTGACAATATAGAGAGGAGAGGGTGATCCGGCGAGAGCTTCACTGAGCGTTAACACTCGTTGCTTTGACTCAAATTTGTTTAACCCAATCAGCGATGCAAGTACCAACAGTACTAGCAACAAAGTAGTTGTTAAAAAAATAGTCAGAATCTTCTTTTTCTTGTCAGAACCAGCGAACTGTTTATCAGTGTGTTCAATGTTTGAAGCGGTAGATTGATTGAATTGCCTTATTTCATCTGACCATTCGTCCGCACAGCGCTTTAAGGCGAAGCGGACAGGTCCAAGAGTGAACACTTGATTCTCATAAATCGTCGAT
Proteins encoded:
- a CDS encoding PrgH/EprH family type III secretion apparatus protein — encoded protein: MNTKLEEMSSTAITDSRQPNYTLKILFGPMFGCELHLPADDYFLIINPAYALHDKTAPLESSHEHAAHYTRNTLYVPGDAESPNVTLFLSGYADNDGVSGFRTEINDESGSYESTIYENQVFTLGPVRFALKRCADEWSDEIRQFNQSTASNIEHTDKQFAGSDKKKKILTIFLTTTLLLVLLVLASLIGLNKFESKQRVLTLSEALAGSPSPLYIVKARDNQNIYVLAHHFQEMEWAKEALLKLKENPDVIPLWLKEQKLTVVTQLQHSGYPVLQIDYGSPQHPVLAVYRQLTTAEVAGLKAAALRHIPFALDVSVKVRTKNQLLQEARQGLDRLHIPYRQIATSTGYGLITRDALNDSALSNLKYFIQEFNHQWGNSIISFSINLDDNWLQDKSYVDSSDGYLFMNPRHWYFPIKKGSL